Genomic window (Streptomyces sp. TG1A-60):
GGGTCGACCGCGAGGGCGCGGGCCAGGCCCACGCGCTGCTGCTGGCCACCGGAGAGCTGGGTGGGGCGGCGGTGCTCCATGCCCGCGAGGCCGACCTTGGCGACCATCTTCATGGCCTGGGCGCGGCGGTCGAGCTTGCCGACACCCTGGATCTCCAGCCCGTAGGCCACGTTGTCGAGCACGGAGCGGTGCGGCAGCAGCCCGAAGTGCTGGAAGACCATGGCCGCCCGGTGGCGGCGCAGTTCGCGCAGCCGGTTGCGGTCCATGGCGAGCACGTCCTCGCCATCGATCTCCAAGCCGCCGGAGGTCGGTTCGATGAGCCGGGTCAGACATCGGACCAGCGTGGACTTGCCGGAGCCCGACAGGCCCATGACGACGAACACCTCGCCCTTGCGCACGTCGAAGGAGACGTCACGCACGGCGACCGTGCACCCGGTGCGGCGGCGGAGCTCGTCGGCCGGGAGGTCCGCCAGTTCGCTGCCGGGGACGCGTTCGGCCTTCGGACCGAAGACCTTCCAGAGCTTGTGCACTGAGAAGACGGGGGCGTCGCCGCCGGTCTCGTCCTGTGGGGTCTTTTCGGTGAGGGTGGTGGACATCAGGCATCGTCTCCCGTGGTCGGCCGGGTGAGCAGGTCTGCGCATTTCTCGCCCACCATCAGGACGCCGATCATCGGGTTGACGGCGGTGATGGTCGGAAAGACGGAGGCGTCGGCGATACGGACGCCGCCCAGGCCGCGCACGGTCAGATCGGGGCCGACCACGGCGAGCGGGTCGTCGACGGCACCGATCCGGCAGGTGCCGGCCGGGTGGTACACGGTGTGGGCCACCTTGCGCGCGTACTCGCTCAGCTCCTCGTCGCCGGTCACCTCCGGCCCGGGGCAGACCTCCCGCTTCAGCCAGGAGGCGAGTGGCTCGGTCTTGGCGATCTCGCGGGCGATGCGGATGCCGTCGACGAGGGTCCGGCCGTCGTAGTCGTCCTCGTCCGTGAAGTACCGGAAGTCCAAAGCCGGTTTGACGGACGGGTCGGCGCTGGTGAGGTAGAGCCGGCCGCGGCTACGGGGCTTGGGGATGTTGGGTGTCATCGACACTCCGTACGGCGGCTTCTCGTAGCCCAGCCGCTCCGGATTGTCGGTGAACGGGATCTGGTAG
Coding sequences:
- a CDS encoding glycine betaine/L-proline ABC transporter ATP-binding protein, which codes for MSTTLTEKTPQDETGGDAPVFSVHKLWKVFGPKAERVPGSELADLPADELRRRTGCTVAVRDVSFDVRKGEVFVVMGLSGSGKSTLVRCLTRLIEPTSGGLEIDGEDVLAMDRNRLRELRRHRAAMVFQHFGLLPHRSVLDNVAYGLEIQGVGKLDRRAQAMKMVAKVGLAGMEHRRPTQLSGGQQQRVGLARALAVDPEVLLFDEPFSALDPLIRRDMQEEVIRLHREEGRTMLFITHDLQEALKLGDRIALMRDGRIVQCGTPEEIVAAPADDYVRDFVRDVPREQVITARRAMRPAREGEADNGPEVTPACTVATAIEAVARGGAPARVMDGSRLLGVVDHERLLAVVAGIDAPDEAKAGTAA